A single Corynebacterium stationis DNA region contains:
- the lysS gene encoding lysine--tRNA ligase — protein MSEQKKNTQTPDVPEQLRIRRDKRARLIDNGIEAYPVSVKRTTSLRDLRGQYQVLAEGESAGDADGVTYLEVGQETQDVVSIAGRLIFMRNTGKLCFATLQDGDGTQVQAMLSLAEVGEESLAAWKSDVDLGDFISVTGRVISSRRGELSVMASEWQMASKSLRPMPVAFADMAEDTRVRQRYNDLILREEARKNAMTRIKVIRALRHHLEDDGFNEIETPMLQTLHGGAAARPFVTHSNALDIDLYLRIAPELFLKRAVVGGIDKVFEINRNFRNEGIDKSHSPEFAMLEIYDAWSDYNGIAKTIKDSIQAVAQEVFGSHVVTLADGTEYDLGGETWPEIEMYPSLNEALQKKFPGQKEVTIDSTVEELKELAKVVGLDVPKDGGWGHGKLVEEIWELLCEDQLEGPIFVKHFPVETSPLTRSHRSEPGVTEKWDLYVRGFELATGYSELVDPVIQRERFEDQARLAAAGDDEAMVLDEDFLSAMEQGMPPTGGAGMGIDRLLMALTGLGIRETVLFPLVKPESQN, from the coding sequence GTGAGCGAGCAGAAGAAAAATACCCAGACCCCAGACGTTCCCGAGCAGCTGCGGATCCGCCGCGATAAGCGCGCCCGTCTGATAGACAACGGCATTGAGGCTTATCCCGTTAGCGTAAAGCGCACCACTTCTTTGCGCGACCTTCGTGGCCAATACCAGGTGCTTGCAGAAGGTGAGTCCGCAGGCGATGCAGACGGCGTGACTTACTTGGAAGTCGGCCAGGAAACCCAGGATGTTGTTTCCATCGCCGGCCGTCTTATCTTTATGCGCAATACCGGCAAGCTGTGCTTTGCCACCTTGCAAGATGGTGACGGCACCCAGGTGCAAGCGATGCTGTCGCTTGCCGAGGTCGGCGAGGAATCCCTAGCTGCATGGAAGTCTGACGTCGACTTAGGAGACTTCATCTCCGTAACTGGTCGTGTGATTTCTTCTCGCCGCGGTGAGTTGTCCGTCATGGCGAGTGAATGGCAGATGGCTTCCAAGTCACTGCGCCCGATGCCAGTGGCATTTGCGGATATGGCAGAAGATACGCGCGTGCGTCAGCGCTACAATGACCTGATTCTGCGTGAAGAAGCCCGCAAGAACGCCATGACCCGCATTAAGGTCATTCGGGCCTTGCGTCATCACTTAGAAGATGATGGTTTCAATGAGATTGAAACCCCAATGCTGCAGACCTTGCACGGTGGTGCAGCAGCGCGTCCATTCGTCACCCACTCTAACGCGCTTGACATTGATCTGTACTTGCGTATCGCACCTGAGCTTTTCCTCAAGAGGGCTGTTGTTGGCGGTATCGATAAGGTCTTTGAGATCAACCGCAACTTCCGCAATGAGGGCATCGATAAGTCCCACTCCCCGGAGTTTGCGATGTTGGAGATTTATGATGCCTGGAGCGACTACAACGGTATTGCTAAGACCATTAAGGATTCCATCCAAGCGGTAGCTCAGGAAGTCTTTGGATCGCATGTTGTCACGCTTGCCGATGGCACCGAATATGACCTTGGCGGCGAGACCTGGCCAGAGATTGAAATGTACCCGTCTCTTAATGAGGCACTGCAGAAGAAGTTCCCAGGCCAAAAGGAAGTCACCATTGACTCCACCGTCGAAGAGCTCAAGGAACTAGCCAAGGTTGTTGGCCTGGATGTTCCGAAGGACGGCGGCTGGGGCCACGGCAAGTTGGTTGAAGAAATCTGGGAGCTTTTGTGCGAAGACCAGCTGGAAGGCCCAATATTTGTTAAGCACTTCCCAGTGGAGACCTCACCTTTGACCCGTTCACACCGCAGCGAACCAGGCGTTACCGAAAAGTGGGACCTGTATGTCCGCGGCTTTGAGTTGGCAACTGGCTACTCCGAGCTTGTCGATCCAGTCATTCAGCGCGAGCGTTTTGAAGACCAAGCGCGCCTGGCTGCAGCCGGCGACGACGAAGCAATGGTTCTGGATGAGGACTTTCTTTCAGCCATGGAACAGGGCATGCCGCCAACAGGCGGTGCCGGAATGGGCATCGATCGCCTGCTCATGGCGCTGACTGGCTTGGGTATCCGCGAGACCGTACTCTTCCCATTGGTGAAACCTGAATCACAGAACTAG
- a CDS encoding PhoX family protein — MDLKGRNLLSSLFSSSRSSLTCTYKCGNACFGACDNTSSNPYFGDQFSRRKALRAGGLAVVTVGGGAALAACAPPSSNGSSAATSTTGTPGSSSSQHISDKGMQFTPVEPNTEDVIVIPEGYEQSILIAWGDPVIEGAPEFDVQNQTAEAAEKQFGFNNDFAGLLEHPSDDSRMVYVCSHEYTTEPQMFPDYDPENPSEEHVKIGWAGHGLTVLEVSKVKGSGDLKREFGPLNRRITATTPFKLVGPAAGSDYTKTKADPTGETVLGTLNNCAGGVTPWGTILSGEENFDQYFANAKSDNKRTQKSLERFGFGDEASDRKWENFDDRFDVSKTPNEVNRFGYIVEFDPFNPESTPIKHSANGRFKHEAGNIHITDDGTVVCYSGDDSRFEYIYKFVSSKKMVEGDLEHNMSILDNGTLYVAVMEGNSPEEEIDGSGVLPEDGAFDGTGSWKPLLTCEDEKYESHVDGFTAEEVAIFTREAADEVGATKMDRPEDIEVHPTSSKVYVALTNNSYRGATGENADSNKEDPREWAPVKENKNGLVMEIEDDHAGESFTWNLLLVCGDPKEAATYFGGFDKEKVSPISCPDNLAFDNHGLMWISTDGNALGSNDGLYAVTTEGNNRGELKCFLTVPAGAETCGPIVTDERVMVNVQHPGESDDATFAKPTSNWPDGGNSTPRPAVVTVWRTDGNIGIQDA, encoded by the coding sequence GTGGATCTCAAAGGTCGTAACCTTCTAAGTTCACTATTTTCATCGTCTCGTTCTTCTTTGACGTGTACCTATAAGTGCGGCAACGCATGTTTTGGAGCATGCGACAATACCTCGAGTAATCCGTATTTTGGTGACCAATTTTCTCGGCGTAAAGCGCTCCGTGCGGGCGGGCTAGCCGTTGTCACCGTCGGCGGCGGTGCCGCTTTAGCAGCATGTGCTCCACCAAGTTCAAACGGCTCTTCTGCGGCAACGTCTACAACTGGGACGCCCGGAAGTTCGTCTTCACAGCACATCTCGGATAAGGGCATGCAATTTACTCCAGTGGAGCCGAACACTGAGGACGTGATTGTCATCCCAGAAGGCTACGAGCAATCTATCCTCATCGCCTGGGGCGACCCAGTCATTGAGGGTGCGCCAGAGTTTGATGTGCAGAATCAGACCGCAGAGGCTGCTGAGAAGCAGTTCGGTTTCAACAACGACTTCGCTGGACTGCTAGAACACCCAAGTGATGACTCTCGCATGGTGTACGTCTGCTCCCACGAGTACACCACCGAGCCGCAAATGTTCCCGGATTATGATCCAGAGAATCCTTCAGAAGAGCACGTCAAAATTGGCTGGGCAGGTCACGGCCTCACAGTTTTAGAAGTCTCCAAAGTCAAAGGTTCCGGCGATCTCAAGCGCGAGTTTGGACCACTCAACCGCCGTATCACCGCAACTACACCATTTAAATTAGTCGGACCTGCCGCCGGTTCTGATTACACGAAGACCAAAGCTGACCCCACCGGAGAGACGGTGTTGGGCACCCTGAATAACTGTGCAGGTGGCGTGACCCCGTGGGGCACCATCTTGTCGGGCGAAGAAAACTTCGACCAATACTTCGCCAATGCCAAGTCTGATAATAAGCGCACACAGAAATCTCTGGAACGCTTTGGCTTTGGCGATGAAGCATCAGATCGCAAGTGGGAAAACTTTGATGACCGCTTCGATGTCTCCAAAACTCCTAATGAGGTCAATCGTTTCGGATACATTGTGGAATTCGATCCTTTTAATCCCGAGTCCACCCCTATCAAGCACTCCGCTAACGGCCGTTTCAAGCACGAGGCTGGGAACATCCACATCACCGATGACGGCACCGTAGTCTGCTACTCCGGCGATGACTCCCGGTTTGAGTACATCTACAAGTTTGTCTCTTCCAAGAAGATGGTCGAAGGCGACCTCGAGCACAACATGTCCATCTTGGACAACGGCACTTTATATGTTGCTGTCATGGAAGGTAACTCCCCCGAGGAAGAAATCGACGGCTCTGGCGTCTTGCCGGAAGACGGCGCGTTCGATGGCACCGGCTCTTGGAAGCCGCTTTTAACCTGTGAAGACGAAAAGTATGAGTCTCACGTTGATGGCTTTACCGCTGAAGAGGTAGCAATCTTCACCCGCGAAGCAGCCGATGAAGTGGGAGCAACGAAAATGGATCGCCCTGAAGATATCGAAGTACACCCCACTTCTTCTAAGGTCTACGTTGCTTTGACCAACAACTCCTACCGCGGTGCAACCGGCGAAAATGCTGATAGCAATAAGGAAGACCCACGGGAGTGGGCACCGGTCAAAGAAAATAAAAACGGCCTGGTCATGGAAATCGAAGATGACCACGCTGGCGAGAGCTTTACTTGGAACCTACTTCTAGTCTGTGGCGATCCAAAGGAAGCAGCAACTTATTTCGGTGGCTTTGACAAAGAGAAGGTATCCCCCATCTCCTGCCCAGACAACTTGGCTTTCGATAACCACGGATTGATGTGGATTTCTACCGACGGCAATGCTCTCGGTTCCAACGATGGTCTTTACGCTGTAACCACCGAAGGCAACAATCGAGGTGAACTCAAGTGCTTCCTCACCGTTCCCGCTGGCGCGGAAACCTGTGGCCCGATCGTCACCGATGAACGTGTGATGGTCAACGTTCAACACCCGGGTGAGTCCGACGACGCGACGTTTGCAAAGCCAACCTCCAACTGGCCGGATGGTGGCAACTCCACCCCGCGCCCAGCCGTCGTCACCGTCTGGCGCACCGACGGCAATATTGGTATCCAGGACGCTTAA
- a CDS encoding carbon starvation protein A has translation MNSLLLAVIGVAMMIGGYLLYSKFLGKKVFQLSPSYKTPAHTMEDGVDFVPTNKYVLWGHHFTSVAGAAPIIGPAVAVIWGWFPAFLWVTIGTVFAAGMHDMGVLWASQRHRGQSIGLLSGRYIGKRGRMLFLVVIFLLLLMVNTAFGVVISGLLISTPSSVIPTWGAIAVALCIGQAIYRLKWNLPLVSVVGVVALYSLMLIGDKYPISLPETVLGIPAAGVWIIILFIYAFCASLLPVWMLLQPRDYINGLQLFIGLGILYASFLFTRPDLVAPAFREDVPAGTPGMFPLLFVTIACGAISGFHGMVASGTSSKQLDKETDTRFVGYFGAVGEGLLALGTIIATTAGFRTYQEWESIYSEFNAGGVNAFVEGGGNLLNEGLGISTSLSATILATMAVLFAATTMDSGVRLQRIVVQEIGDTAGIKINTFLATCIAVLVAFGLTFSQGTDGSGGMTIWPLFGTTNQLMAGLSLSILLLILMHLRRPTWPILIPLLFLTVMSLWAAFIQLGTFFQQGNWLLFIMDVIIVLAAIWIIVEVFLAVGRMKHTKQIEWSDEDVDAPTPEPISSEA, from the coding sequence ATGAACTCATTACTCCTTGCCGTTATCGGCGTAGCCATGATGATTGGCGGCTACCTCCTCTATTCCAAATTCCTGGGTAAGAAGGTTTTCCAACTTTCACCAAGCTACAAAACTCCAGCCCACACCATGGAAGATGGCGTGGACTTTGTTCCTACTAACAAGTACGTGCTGTGGGGACATCACTTCACCTCCGTGGCAGGTGCCGCGCCAATCATCGGCCCCGCAGTTGCCGTCATCTGGGGATGGTTTCCGGCGTTTCTCTGGGTGACCATCGGTACGGTTTTCGCTGCCGGTATGCATGATATGGGTGTTCTTTGGGCGTCACAACGCCACCGCGGCCAGTCTATTGGACTGTTGTCTGGACGCTACATTGGTAAGCGCGGCCGCATGCTCTTCCTCGTGGTTATCTTCTTACTGCTGCTCATGGTCAACACTGCCTTCGGCGTGGTTATCTCCGGACTACTGATTTCCACCCCGTCATCAGTCATCCCAACTTGGGGAGCCATCGCCGTCGCCCTGTGCATTGGGCAGGCTATCTACCGTCTGAAGTGGAACCTGCCGCTGGTTTCCGTTGTTGGCGTGGTCGCGCTGTACTCCCTGATGCTCATTGGAGATAAATATCCAATCTCTTTGCCAGAAACTGTGCTGGGAATCCCAGCAGCTGGTGTTTGGATCATCATCTTGTTCATCTACGCATTCTGCGCTTCGCTGCTGCCAGTGTGGATGCTGCTTCAGCCACGTGACTACATCAATGGTCTGCAGCTGTTCATCGGCCTGGGTATTCTCTACGCATCTTTCTTGTTCACCCGCCCTGACCTCGTTGCACCGGCATTCCGTGAAGATGTTCCTGCCGGCACCCCAGGCATGTTCCCACTGTTGTTTGTGACTATTGCCTGTGGCGCGATTTCAGGCTTCCACGGAATGGTTGCTTCCGGCACCTCGTCGAAGCAGTTGGATAAGGAAACCGATACTCGCTTCGTCGGCTACTTCGGTGCTGTTGGTGAAGGCCTGCTGGCGCTGGGCACCATCATTGCAACCACCGCCGGTTTCCGCACGTACCAGGAGTGGGAATCCATTTACTCCGAGTTCAACGCCGGCGGTGTTAACGCTTTCGTTGAAGGCGGCGGCAACTTGCTCAATGAAGGCCTCGGAATTTCCACTTCCCTGTCAGCGACAATCCTGGCAACCATGGCCGTGCTGTTTGCCGCAACAACCATGGACTCCGGCGTGCGTCTACAGCGCATCGTAGTGCAAGAAATTGGTGATACCGCAGGTATCAAGATCAATACCTTCCTAGCAACGTGTATCGCCGTGCTGGTCGCCTTTGGTCTGACTTTCTCCCAGGGCACCGACGGTTCGGGCGGCATGACCATTTGGCCGCTGTTCGGTACCACGAACCAGCTCATGGCAGGCCTGTCTCTGTCCATCCTGTTGCTGATTCTGATGCACCTGCGCCGACCAACGTGGCCAATTCTTATCCCGCTGCTCTTCCTGACAGTGATGTCCCTGTGGGCTGCGTTCATCCAGTTGGGTACGTTCTTCCAGCAAGGCAACTGGTTGCTGTTTATCATGGACGTCATCATCGTTCTCGCAGCAATCTGGATCATCGTGGAGGTCTTCCTCGCGGTTGGCCGCATGAAGCATACAAAGCAGATTGAGTGGAGCGACGAAGACGTCGATGCTCCCACACCGGAGCCGATAAGCAGCGAGGCTTAA
- a CDS encoding cory-CC-star protein codes for MSLKDKLARFGAELQEYYSAPYRAAFAKAQQQEDDLFMLLVMSEALGIPNPASFYTLELLPVIYEDFHAWHRRMGMANSPLENIQCC; via the coding sequence ATGTCGCTGAAAGACAAACTGGCGCGGTTCGGTGCGGAACTTCAAGAGTATTATTCCGCGCCTTACCGGGCAGCGTTTGCAAAAGCGCAGCAGCAAGAAGATGACCTTTTTATGCTGCTAGTAATGTCCGAGGCTCTCGGTATTCCGAACCCCGCTAGTTTCTATACCCTCGAGCTTCTTCCCGTCATTTATGAGGATTTCCACGCCTGGCACCGCCGGATGGGGATGGCTAACTCACCGTTGGAGAATATTCAGTGCTGTTAA
- a CDS encoding ArsA family ATPase has product MLLNIPTTPVMFFGGKGGVGKTTIANATALKLSAHASTLVVSTDPAHNVGHLWNMQVGDTPTTVRPGIDVLELDPARATNEHLKQAGDTMRRMMPEHLHKEVSKHLNLAKHSPGTHEAALLERIAILLEEYGESYDHIIFDTAPSGHTARLMALPELMSAWTDGLLERRAKSEKFSELVRGMSPTGKDTTVTTAIDPVDRRNQELRSILLKRRHRFERLRAVLNDATACTFNIVLTAERLPVLETDEFHAELTANGVHVGALIVNRRSPADQGEFLASRRHYEDEALAELHRRLPNLPVVEVPLRAHDVGSPQALEDIAAYL; this is encoded by the coding sequence GTGCTGTTAAATATTCCTACCACCCCCGTGATGTTCTTTGGTGGTAAAGGTGGGGTGGGTAAAACAACCATCGCTAATGCAACCGCACTGAAGCTTTCGGCTCATGCTTCCACGTTGGTGGTTTCAACGGACCCCGCGCACAACGTTGGCCACCTGTGGAATATGCAGGTAGGAGATACTCCAACCACGGTGCGCCCAGGCATTGATGTGTTGGAGCTCGACCCCGCACGTGCTACGAACGAGCATCTCAAACAAGCTGGCGACACGATGCGCCGGATGATGCCGGAGCATTTGCACAAAGAAGTTAGCAAGCACCTCAACTTAGCCAAGCATTCGCCGGGCACGCATGAGGCCGCACTCTTGGAGCGCATCGCCATCTTGTTGGAAGAATACGGCGAAAGTTATGACCACATCATCTTTGATACGGCGCCTTCAGGCCATACCGCACGCTTGATGGCCTTGCCGGAGCTCATGTCCGCGTGGACTGATGGGTTGTTGGAACGCCGCGCGAAATCAGAGAAGTTCTCCGAGCTGGTGCGCGGGATGTCACCGACGGGTAAGGACACTACGGTGACCACGGCTATCGATCCAGTCGACCGCCGCAACCAAGAGTTGCGTTCCATTTTGCTCAAGCGCCGTCACCGGTTTGAACGTCTTCGCGCAGTGCTTAACGATGCCACCGCGTGCACCTTCAACATTGTCCTCACCGCGGAGCGTCTGCCGGTGTTAGAAACAGATGAATTCCACGCCGAGCTCACCGCCAATGGCGTGCACGTCGGCGCGCTTATTGTTAACCGCCGCTCACCTGCGGACCAGGGCGAATTCTTAGCTTCCCGCCGCCACTACGAGGACGAGGCCTTGGCCGAATTACACCGGCGCCTGCCGAATCTCCCTGTCGTCGAAGTTCCACTGCGCGCTCACGATGTTGGTTCACCGCAGGCGCTAGAAGATATCGCTGCTTACCTTTAG
- a CDS encoding pantoate--beta-alanine ligase, whose protein sequence is MSIGRGQATVVTELDMISKVGSAFKKTGAPVVLVPLGRGVHAGHIALVRAAKAIRGAVVVVAIASEDEDDLNALRTESVDVIWQYTDDKLWPKGQHLHLTAKQEALEPADELSDALTRNLALIGALAPSDVVVGEKDYELLIALNQAIRDFHIQVRLQGVPTVRMPDGLALSLRNLDVEESARDKASTLSAALTAGAHAAEAGAEQVLEVVNTVLDAAGIEPEYVELRGLDLGPAPEIGDARLLVAANIGGVRLTDNVGLPLGIGFRNIEAHAEGADNAAGSF, encoded by the coding sequence ATGAGCATTGGTCGCGGGCAAGCAACGGTAGTAACCGAGCTCGATATGATTTCTAAGGTGGGCTCGGCCTTCAAAAAGACCGGAGCACCCGTTGTGCTGGTGCCGCTTGGCCGCGGGGTGCATGCTGGCCATATCGCTTTGGTGCGCGCAGCCAAAGCCATCCGCGGCGCCGTCGTGGTTGTGGCGATTGCCTCCGAAGACGAAGACGATCTCAACGCGTTGCGCACGGAGTCCGTGGATGTCATCTGGCAGTACACGGATGACAAGCTATGGCCCAAGGGTCAGCATTTGCACCTTACCGCGAAGCAAGAGGCGCTAGAGCCTGCCGATGAGCTTTCCGATGCCCTCACCCGCAATCTCGCCTTAATCGGCGCCCTTGCCCCCAGCGATGTCGTGGTCGGCGAAAAAGATTATGAACTGCTTATCGCACTCAACCAGGCGATTCGTGACTTCCACATTCAGGTGCGTCTGCAAGGTGTTCCTACCGTGCGCATGCCCGATGGCCTAGCGCTGTCTTTGCGCAACCTGGACGTCGAAGAATCTGCGCGTGATAAAGCCAGCACCTTGTCCGCCGCGCTGACCGCCGGCGCGCACGCTGCCGAAGCTGGTGCAGAACAGGTCTTGGAAGTAGTCAATACCGTATTAGACGCCGCCGGCATTGAGCCTGAGTATGTTGAACTGCGCGGCTTAGACCTTGGCCCCGCCCCCGAAATTGGCGATGCCCGCCTGCTTGTTGCAGCGAATATCGGGGGCGTGCGCCTAACTGATAATGTTGGCCTGCCTTTGGGCATTGGCTTCCGCAATATCGAAGCGCATGCTGAGGGCGCTGACAACGCAGCGGGATCGTTCTAA
- a CDS encoding DUF6779 domain-containing protein produces the protein MTANDEEKTIDSERFKDSGSSDRSSDEFAGHDVDSYSNDDFRDDHSTGSSAGKKLNLDNGSIVVIVLVALAVIASIVMLIASSTAALKIALLAALWAAVGGIFLVTRYRNQVRDREEEMYVREDLYYAELDKLRAEAETNQALERLENSPHVDMDVLAEIRAELASIREQLEELSGREFTYVPAALQAEARRIMEIEARAKAAESNNSSYTSSYGADVDAEPEAPVVEFTQPSGGKPSADAIAGRIGNTPTYSRNDNPLAEFINEMNSESTNETPKKADKSSAAGAGGKTEAKMASTSAASAKADSKPAKPAEEKPAAKTKEASSDKPKEFNTGSFQAVRWDTGGDDAAKTGAKHTEKAETAEVAEEDEPRRGRRRSDAHREGTVSVAELLAAAKKRQKDS, from the coding sequence ATGACCGCCAACGACGAAGAGAAGACAATCGACTCGGAACGCTTTAAAGACTCAGGCAGCTCTGATCGCTCATCTGATGAGTTTGCTGGCCACGATGTCGATTCGTACTCTAACGACGATTTTCGCGATGATCACTCAACCGGTTCTTCGGCCGGGAAGAAGTTGAACCTGGACAATGGGTCGATTGTAGTAATTGTCTTGGTGGCGCTCGCTGTTATCGCCTCCATTGTGATGCTGATTGCCAGTTCCACGGCTGCGCTAAAGATCGCTTTGCTCGCAGCCTTGTGGGCAGCCGTTGGCGGAATCTTTTTAGTTACGCGCTACCGCAACCAAGTCCGTGACCGCGAAGAAGAAATGTATGTTCGCGAGGATCTCTACTACGCGGAACTAGATAAGCTGCGCGCCGAAGCGGAGACCAACCAGGCGCTGGAGCGTTTAGAAAACTCTCCACACGTGGACATGGATGTGCTGGCTGAAATTCGAGCCGAGCTGGCATCTATTCGTGAGCAACTCGAGGAACTCTCGGGCCGCGAATTTACCTATGTACCAGCTGCTTTGCAGGCAGAGGCACGTCGCATCATGGAAATTGAAGCGCGCGCAAAAGCTGCAGAGTCGAATAATTCTAGCTATACCTCCAGCTATGGCGCAGATGTAGATGCTGAGCCAGAGGCTCCAGTCGTGGAATTTACGCAGCCTTCCGGCGGCAAGCCTTCGGCTGATGCGATTGCGGGGCGAATCGGTAATACTCCGACTTATTCCCGCAATGACAATCCACTGGCGGAATTCATCAATGAGATGAATAGCGAATCCACCAATGAGACGCCGAAGAAGGCTGACAAGAGCAGCGCGGCTGGCGCAGGTGGCAAGACAGAAGCAAAGATGGCATCGACAAGCGCTGCTTCTGCGAAGGCTGACTCTAAGCCGGCGAAGCCAGCAGAAGAAAAGCCTGCGGCAAAGACCAAGGAAGCTTCCAGCGATAAGCCCAAGGAATTTAACACTGGTTCGTTCCAGGCAGTTCGTTGGGACACGGGCGGCGATGATGCCGCTAAGACGGGCGCGAAGCACACAGAGAAGGCAGAGACCGCCGAGGTAGCAGAAGAAGACGAGCCACGTCGCGGACGTCGTCGCAGCGATGCTCACCGCGAAGGCACCGTTTCCGTTGCTGAGTTGCTTGCGGCGGCGAAAAAGCGTCAGAAGGATTCTTAA
- a CDS encoding DUF3180 domain-containing protein encodes MKRTSIAVLVGVAVFITLAVFILTRGFYGSMMAIPTTVSITLWAMAILCAGLAWKVHQAKGEDAHGIGLDRSQMNPMTIARFMVVGKASAWTGTIVGAAYLGIALYVVPMAGQIAAAQDDITGVVSSVLGGVAMAIAGLILERHCEVPPPTDGAHAIE; translated from the coding sequence GTGAAAAGGACATCAATTGCCGTCCTTGTAGGCGTTGCTGTCTTTATCACCCTGGCGGTGTTTATTCTCACCCGTGGGTTTTATGGCTCCATGATGGCCATTCCCACCACAGTGTCAATCACCTTGTGGGCCATGGCAATTCTATGCGCTGGCCTGGCCTGGAAGGTACACCAAGCTAAAGGCGAGGACGCCCATGGCATTGGTCTAGACCGTAGTCAGATGAATCCTATGACCATCGCGCGCTTTATGGTGGTCGGAAAAGCTTCGGCCTGGACAGGCACCATCGTCGGTGCCGCCTACCTTGGTATCGCACTGTATGTCGTCCCCATGGCGGGGCAGATTGCCGCAGCTCAAGACGATATAACTGGGGTCGTAAGCTCCGTTCTTGGTGGCGTGGCGATGGCAATTGCTGGGTTAATCTTGGAGCGACACTGTGAGGTGCCACCTCCAACTGATGGTGCACACGCGATAGAGTAG
- the folK gene encoding 2-amino-4-hydroxy-6-hydroxymethyldihydropteridine diphosphokinase codes for MRAVLSIGSNMQDRVEHLKSVFAEFQDEIVASSSVYSTPPWGDTDQDEFYNAIIIVEVDQTPLELLHRGQALEKAADRVRERHWGPRTLDVDIVEIEGFSSDTQELTVPHPHAAERGFVLIPWLAADVHATLGGKPVAGIIGNIPQEDIAGIKVLGRIEKL; via the coding sequence ATGCGCGCAGTATTATCAATCGGGTCTAATATGCAAGACCGCGTGGAACACCTCAAGTCAGTCTTTGCTGAATTTCAGGATGAAATTGTTGCATCGTCATCGGTGTACTCGACTCCGCCGTGGGGAGATACTGACCAAGACGAGTTTTACAATGCGATCATCATCGTTGAGGTCGACCAAACCCCGTTGGAGCTTCTGCACCGCGGGCAGGCCTTAGAAAAGGCGGCCGACCGTGTGCGGGAGCGTCACTGGGGACCGCGCACGCTCGATGTCGATATCGTAGAAATCGAAGGGTTTAGCTCTGATACGCAAGAGCTGACTGTGCCGCACCCGCATGCCGCTGAGCGTGGCTTTGTTCTCATTCCATGGCTTGCAGCGGATGTACACGCTACCTTGGGTGGTAAACCAGTCGCCGGAATCATTGGCAATATCCCGCAGGAAGATATTGCCGGCATTAAAGTATTGGGTCGAATCGAGAAGCTGTGA
- the folB gene encoding dihydroneopterin aldolase gives MADRIELKGLECFGYHGVFDHEKQQGQKFIVDLTCWLDFKEAAATDDLEKTVSYADLADIAADIVEGPARDLIETVAIEIADKIMASDPLLFAVEVTVHKPDAPIERTFRDVSVVARRSRKTGRR, from the coding sequence ATGGCTGACCGTATTGAATTAAAAGGCCTGGAATGCTTCGGCTACCACGGCGTTTTTGACCACGAAAAGCAGCAAGGTCAAAAGTTCATCGTGGATCTCACCTGTTGGCTGGATTTCAAGGAAGCCGCGGCTACTGACGATCTAGAAAAAACCGTCAGCTATGCCGACTTGGCTGATATCGCAGCCGATATCGTCGAAGGTCCTGCGCGCGATTTGATTGAAACGGTTGCGATTGAAATCGCTGACAAGATCATGGCTAGTGACCCGCTATTATTCGCCGTAGAAGTTACCGTGCACAAACCGGATGCACCGATTGAGCGCACCTTCCGCGACGTGTCCGTAGTGGCGCGCCGCTCCCGGAAGACAGGACGGCGATAA